The Primulina eburnea isolate SZY01 chromosome 8, ASM2296580v1, whole genome shotgun sequence genome contains a region encoding:
- the LOC140838514 gene encoding uncharacterized protein, with protein sequence MHRFFKRKDPEPEVQSIRDVRVEEFDFSQLPADPGLRTPICEYNVNIRDQVRRAYLQKGPCQPSGYEFPKRKFGVSQCRRFNPSWFNEFGDWLEYSVEKDAAYCLYCYLFKTTKGKQAGGETFVNEGFTNWKCKDRLNIHVGQHDSEHHKARMNCETLMNQDEHIQSVLHKQSNQMRNDYRIRLNASIDCIRVLLRQGHSFRGHDETESSLNPGNFLIQLEFLGAHNKEINDVILKNAPKNCKLTSPDIQKDIVSACATETINVIIRDIGDSLFSILVDESRDVSTKEQMSVVIRYVDSSGYVNERFIGIEHLTSTTSLSLKAAIDKMFSRHNLSMSKLRGQGFDGASNMQGKFNGLKALILKENPCAFYIHCFAHQLQIALIAVAKKNLPISNFFRVVGDVLNVVGASCKRSDLLREKHSDFIVEALERGEISSGRGLNQETTLQRAGDTRWGSHYNSLISLISMFSAVIDVLEIISEDDSSSPDQKTEAFNLLESILLFDFAFNLHLMKHVLGISSELSTALQKKDQDIVNAMDLVQICKQRLQKMRDDGWDSFLEKVHRFCEQHYIDVLKMDDMFTRWAPRGRPHRNPPKVTNLHHYRVDLFYGVIDMQLQELNDRFSEAGTELLLCVACLCPQNLFYAFDKKKLMQLAEFYPQDFSRFDLLTLDDQLETYICDMRSNKVFQGLKGLGDLSEKLVMSKKNMVYPLVYKLLTLALILPVATATVKRVFSAMRIVKDRLRNRMNDDWMNDSLIVYVEKDIFLTVDNESIVQRFQNMKTRKEQL encoded by the coding sequence ATGCAtagattttttaaaagaaaagatCCAGAACCAGAAGTACAAAGCATCAGAGATGTTAGGGTTGAAGAATTTGATTTCTCACAACTACCGGCAGATCCTGGACTTAGGACTCCAATTTGTGAATATAATGTTAATATTAGGGATCAAGTTCGAAGGGCATATTTGCAAAAAGGTCCATGTCAACCTTCAGGCTATGAATTTCCAAAAAGAAAATTTGGAGTAAGCCAATGTAGACGGTTCAATCCTTCATGGTTTAATGAATTTGGTGATTGGTTGGAGTATAGTGTAGAAAAAGATGCAGCATATTGTTTGTATTGTTATCTCTTCAAGACAACTAAGGGAAAACAAGCGGGAGGGGAGACTTTTGTTAATGAAGGATTCACAAATTGGAAGTGTAAAGATAGGTTAAATATTCATGTTGGCCAGCATGACAGCGAACATCATAAAGCTCGAATGAATTGTGAAACTTTGATGAATCAAGATGAGCACATTCAATCAGTTTTGCACAAACAGTCAAATCAAATGCGGAATGATTATCGTATCCGTCTCAATGCTTCAATTGATTGTATTAGAGTTTTGTTGCGACAAGGGCATTCATTTCGAGGTCACGATGAAACTGAAAGTTCTCTTAATCCAGGTAACTTTCTTATCCAATTGGAATTTTTAGGTGCTCATAATAAAGAGATTAATGATGTGATATTGAAAAATGCTCCTAAAAATTGCAAGTTGACATCACCTGATATTCAGAAGGACATAGTGAGTGCTTGTGCCACTGAAACGATTAATGTTATTATCAGAGATATTGGTGATTCCTTGTTCTCTATTTTAGTTGATGAATCTCGTGATGTGTCAACAAAGGAGCAAATGTCAGTTGTTATCCGTTATGTGGATAGTAGTGGATATGTAAATGAACGTTTTATCGGGATTGAACATCTTACCAGTACTACATCACTCTCACTTAAAGCTGCTATTGATAAGATGTTTTCTAGACATAATTTGAGCATGTCTAAGTTGAGAGGACAAGGTTTTGATGGAGCAAGTAATATGCAGGGTAAATTTAATGGTTTAAAAGCACTCATTTTAAAGGAGAACCCATGTGCATTTTACATACATTGTTTTGCCCATCAGCTTCAAATAGCTCTTATAGCTGTGGCCAAGAAAAATCTTCCGATTTCTAATTTCTTTCGTGTTGTTGGTGATGTGTTAAATGTTGTTGGAGCATCTTGCAAACGTTCTGATCTTCTTCGGGAGAAacattcagattttattgtCGAGGCATTGGAGAGGGGTGAGATTTCAAGTGGTCGGGGACTTAATCAAGAAACTACCCTTCAACGTGCTGGGGATACACGTTGGGGGTCACATTACAATTCTTTGATAAGCTTGATTTCCATGTTCTCTGCTGTCATTGATGTGCTTGAAATAATTTCAGAAGATGATTCCAGTTCTCCTGATCAAAAAACTGAAGCATTTAATTTATTGGAGTCAAtacttttatttgattttgCATTCAATCTACACTTGATGAAACATGTCTTAGGAATTTCGAGTGAATTGTCGACAGCATTGCAAAAAAAAGATCAGGATATTGTGAATGCAATGGATTTGGTACAAATATGCAAACAGCGACTCCAAAAAATGAGAGATGATGGTTGGGATTCATTTTTAGAAAAAGTTCACCGGTTTTGTGAGCAACATTACATTGATGTTCTCAAAATGGATGATATGTTCACACGTTGGGCACCACGTGGTCGTCCCCATCGTAATCCACCAAAAGTGACAAATTTGCATCATTATCGTGTGGATTTATTCTATGGTGTTATCGACATGCAACTTCAAGAGTTAAATGATCGTTTCTCAGAGGCAGGTACAGAGTTACTCCTTTGTGTAGCTTGTTTGTGTCCACAAAACTTGTTTTATGCTTTTGACAAGAAAAAATTGATGCAACTAGCTGAATTTTATCCAcaagatttttcaagatttgatCTCCTCACACTTGATGATCAACTTGAAACTTATATATGTGATATGCGTTCTAACAAAGTATTTCAAGGATTGAAAGGACTTGGTGATCTTTCAGAGAAGTTAGTTATGTCAAAGAAAAATATGGTGTACCCATTGGTTTATAAGCTTTTGACATTGGCATTAATTCTACCGGTTGCAACGGCGACAGTAAAGAGGGTGTTTTCTGCCATGAGAATTGTGAAAGACAGGTTGCGCAATCGAATGAATGATGATTGGATGAATGATAGTCTCATTGTCTATGTAGAGAAAGATATATTTCTGACCGTTGATAATGAATCTATTGTACAAAGATTTCAAAATATGAAGACCCGAAAAGAACAATTGTAA
- the LOC140838076 gene encoding uncharacterized protein: protein MCEHPRYKRSRSRSRNPQKKGTPYKMMYYFPITPRLQRLYASKATASHMRWHNDHHFDGDTMTHPSDCAAWRHFDALHPSFSAEIRNVRLGLSTDGFQPFGESGQQYSSWPIIVTPYNLPPWMCMKDEYMFLTVIAPGPSNPKDKLDVFLQPLVTELQSLWSNGVPTYDIHAQQNFDMRAALMWAISDFPAYAMLSGWSTSGKQACPHCMSDSDAFTLPCSGKTSWFDNHRKFLPADHPLRRSRTMFLRGKQVSQPAPISKPGEELLNELDEFGFRPSYEMYSDIINKKICSLTRCGWRRRSIFWELPYWSTNLIRHNLDVMHIEKNVFDNVFNRVCNIQGRTKDNAKSRADLVRMGIRSELHPSTADGKFPKANYTLDKDARKVLFRWLKEVRFSDGYVSKMARCVDMNKLRMFGMKSHDCHVFMQRLIPVVFKELLPRDVWEALTELSIFFADLTARNVKISDMLRLSEQIPIIMCKLEKIFPPSFFDSMEHLCIHLPYEARIMGPVQFRWMYPFERYLCTLKNTVRNKARVEGSICNAYLVKEAAIFCQHYFNESTASRRRKTEEARESTYVDTDDSELLSIFRNRGKKIGAAKSRWLSNEEYHAISTYVLHNCNEIKPLVSMYENNVRMTYPDMDDASVEAYIQTNLFQWFRQHATTPDSQIEQPIIKQVAGGPLMKVKTYRGYCINGFNFHTVHDTSFKGTNNSGLQVSGHMSSGNVTEFYGQLEEIVEVEYPGLQMRQVGTRVHKKYKIVDVNRKNNLGDYEPFVFPTQASQVVYLTYPTTKRAESDWMHVSTLRRRAYVNDVEPNIEQNTDAFQNNESGPHDISTQFLLTSQNLVDVNVMYDNEIDLNSSESEAEDVQYSSDDVRDMDDESE from the exons ATGTGTGAACATCCTCGATACAAACGTAGTAGAAGTCGATCTCGAAATCCTCAGAAGAAGGGAACtccgtacaagatgatgtaTTATTTTCCGATCACTCCACGTTTGCAAAGACTGTATGCTTCGAAAGCTACAGCGTCACATATGCGTTGGCATAATGACCATCATTTCGACGGTGACACTATGACACACCCTTCTGATTGTGCAGCGTGGCGTCATTTTGACGCTTTGCATCCATCTTTTTCAGCAGAAATCCGAAATGTGAGATTAGGATTGTCAACAGATGGATTTCAACCTTTTGGAGAAAGTGGGCAGCAGTATTCGTCATGGCCTATCATTGTTACTCCATATAATTTACCACCTTGGATGTGTATGAAAGACGAATACATGTTCTTGACTGTGATTGCACCTGGACCAAGTAACCCCAAAGATAAATTGGACGTATTCCTTCAGCCATTAGTCACCGAACTACAATCCTTGTGGTCTAATGGTGTTCCCACGTACGATATCCACGCCCAACAAAATTTTGATATGCGTGCAGCTTTGATGTGGGCGATAAGTGATTTTCCCGCGTACGCAATGTTGTCTGGTTGGAGCACTTCCGGAAAACAAGCATGTCCCCACTGCATGTCTGATTCAGACGCCTTTACCTTGCCATGTAGTGGCAAGACATCATGGTTTGACAATCACCGGAAGTTTTTACCTGCAGATCATCCATTGCGTCGTAGTAGGACAATGTTTCTAAGAGGTAAACAAGTGTCACAGCCGGCTCCTATCTCTAAACCTGGGGAAGAATTGCTGAATGAGTTGGACGAATTTGGTTTCAGACCTTCGTATGAGATGTACTCTGATATAATCAATAAGAAAATTTGTAGCTTGACTAGATGTGGTTGGAGAAGACGGAGTATTTTTTGGGAGCTGCCATATTGGAGTACGAACCTTATAAGACATAACTTGGATGTCATGCACATTGAGAAAAACgtctttgacaatgtcttcaatagGGTTTGTAATATACAAGGGCGTACGAAGGATAATGCCAAATCACGAGCTGATCTTGTTCGGATGGGTATTAGATCCGAGTTGCATCCATCTACAGCAGACGGGAAATTTCCGAAAGCAAATTACACACTTGACAAGGATGCTCGAAAAGTTCTTTTTAGATGGCTAAAAGAAGTTAGATTCTCTGATGGATATGTGTCTAAAATGGCGCGTTGCGTAGACATGAACAAGTTGAGGATGTTTGGAATGAAGAGTCATGACTGTCATGTATTCATGCAACGACTAATTCCTGTGGTATTTAAAGAGTTGTTACCACGAGATGTTTGGGAGGCTCTTACCGAGTTAAGTATATTCTTTGCAGACTTAACAGCGCGGAATGTTAAAATAAGTGATATGTTGCGTTTAAGCGAACAAATTCCCATCATAATGTGCAAGTTAGAAAAGATCTTCCCCCCAAGTTTTTTCGACTCGATGGAGCATTTGTGCATACACTTACCATATGAAGCACGCATCATGGGCCCTGTACAATTTAGGTGGATGTATCCCTTTGAAAGATATCTATGTACATTGAAAAACACGGTGCGTAACAAGGCACGAGTAGAGGGTTCCATATGCAATGCATATTTGGTTAAGGAGGCTGCTATATTCTGTCAACATTACTTCAATGAATCGACGGCTAGCAGAAGGCGAAAAACTGAGGAAGCTCGTGAGAGCACATATGTTGACACTGATGACTCTGAACTTCTTTCAATATTCCGCAATCGTGGTAAGAAGATTGGAGCTGCAAAATCGCGATGGCTATCAAATGAAGAATATCATGCAATTTCGACATATGTTTTGCACAATTGCAATGAAATAAAGCCATTGGTCAG CATGTACGAGAACAACGTACGTATGACATATCCAGATATGGATGACGCTTCAGTCGAGGCGTACATCCAAACCAATTTGTTTCAGTGGTTTCGTCAACAT GCTACGACGCCGGATTCTCAAATTGAACAGCCAATTATAAAACAGGTTGCAGGAGGTCCTCTGATGAAAGTTAAGACTTACCGAGGTTATTGCATTAATGGATTTAACTTTCATACAGTGCATGACACTTCGTTCAAAGGTACAAACAACTCGGGGCTTCAAGTTAGTGGACATATGAGTAGTGGAAATGTCACTGAGTTTTATGGGCAACTTGAAGAAATAGTGGAAGTTGAATACCCAGGTCTACAAATGAGACAAGTT GGCACACGCGTTCACAaaaagtacaaaattgttgatgtCAACCGAAAAAATAATCTGGGAGACTACGaaccatttgtgtttcctaCGCAAGCCTCGCAAGTTGTGTATCTGACTTATCCAACAACGAAGAGAGCAGAATCAGATTGGATGCATGTGAGTACTCTACGTAGGCGAGCTTATGTCAATGATGTTGAGCCAAATATTGAGCAGAATACTGATGCATTTCAAAACAACGAAAGTGGACCTCATGACATTTCAACTCAATTTCTTTTGACGTCTCAGAATTTAGTCGATGTAAATGTTATGTACGACAACGAAATTGATTTGAATAGTAGTGAAAGTGAAGCAGAAGATGTTCAATATTCGAGCGACGATGTTCGTGACATGGACGACGAAAGTGAATAA
- the LOC140838065 gene encoding VQ motif-containing protein 1-like codes for MAGGSRDGVKVIIINTQYVETDATSFKSVVQRLTGKETPVPSAVAPLREQQIFEPDSRVSRNAMEPVLSRGLSFTEFDRMFKELPPLEELYRLCSE; via the coding sequence ATGGCAGGTGGGAGTAGAGATGGCGTCAAGGTGATCATCATCAACACGCAATACGTGGAAACTGATGCAACCAGTTTCAAATCCGTCGTTCAACGGCTCACCGGAAAAGAAACCCCCGTGCCCTCCGCCGTAGCTCCTTTAAGAGAACAGCAGATCTTTGAACCAGACAGTCGAGTTTCCCGTAATGCAATGGAGCCGGTTTTGTCGCGGGGGCTGTCGTTCACGGAATTCGATAGGATGTTTAAGGAGTTGCCTCCACTTGAAGAACTCTACAGGCTTTGCTCTGAATAG